ttttaataatttataaggcatttttctttataatatttttctaatccaaatggaacaaaattacaaaaacatATTTGAGTGTTTTAGTAATGAGGGTATTTTTATACCATAATACAGGAGTggtctgaatttaattttaaagatacatggattaatagaaattatttgcagttatttttatgtatttattttatgtacatatatatatatatattttttttaatgaccagaGAAAGTAGAAGTTGAATACGCACAGATGTATGTGGCTTTTCCTACTCCTAAACTTCAGGTCAAGTAATATTTTTTGTCTACAATGTGTTAGGAACTTCTATGACTTCAAGCTAAAGATGCTTAAGtgtcttttgctttttgttttggatGCAGGTGTTCAACAGAGAAATAATTTCCATACTTAAGAAAGTTGTATGCAATTAGTTTTAGCTCAGTGTTATAATCACTGTAGTGCAATCACTACCCCGTGCTTTCTTGCAATTTAATGTATTGTATTCGGTACAGACTAGCAAAAGCTTTCGTTAATGCAGTAAATACTGACATGTTTGAAGACATTATAAATTAGGAAATACTgactttattgttttaattttccttctaatttaagtatttaatatttgctttagtggaaaaaagcaaagaaaagcttTTCTTTGGAGCATATTCATGCAAAATTAACTATGTAATGAATAGTTCTGAAAAAGCTTTGTTACAAATAATTTGTCACGTTTCAGCTACTAGCTGTGATTAAATCTAAGCTACTTTTTGATATAtagcatgaattttaaaatgtattaaatgtgaagtttgtttttaaaacaagtatgATATATCATAAAAGGCAAAATTTAAGCTtatgaaatgatttaaaaagcaCCAGTTTTATCATGAAGCGAATCtggtgaaagaagaaatcatataggctaaaataaaattagtttatgTCATGGGGACAGAAAGTGAGCTGGTAAGATTAATCTTTACTAGAAAGACTGGTTGGCCACGGCAGAAGGCAGCTGGAGTGAAACTTCTGGGAGAGCCCCAGGGCGCTCGGAGGGAcaccaaagagaagagaaagggccaCTGTGGTCCCACTCCGCTGACTTCTCCATCCTGTCTTGCATCCCTTCGCTGGGCTTCAAGGCAGTCTCTGGTTTCTCTATCTGCTGATGCCCAGCAAAGACATGAAGAGGTTAAAATTGCAGTATACTTTTGTGGAGATGGTTGTGCCATCACAGGATGAACATTCTGGTTCCCCACTTAGAGTAAGAACTTTAATATGAAAAAGACCTAAGAATTACTCGCCTCAGGTCATACAGCTATAAAGCAGAGAGAACTGGGATGAGGATCCAGCTTCTTTGCCTCCTACTTAGATGCTCCGTACAGATAACCCCTCAGCATGAGCATCCTTCATAGTCAGCGAGAATGGGGAGGGTTATGAAGAACACAGCACAAATACTGAATGAAGTCATGCCTATGAATAACACACTTTAAAATTCATTCTCCTAAGCTGCTTTAACACTTTAAAGTCTTCCATTTAATATTCTATAACACAGAAGGCATTTTACCGAAATGTGAGTCACACTCTTAGTATTCAACAACTACAACACTTTTCAGCAGGGCAGCCAGACTCAGCACAGCCATGCCAGTTGGGTACACAGGAAATTTCTTAACCTGAGGGGTCCAGCCTCCAGTCGCGTAAAGTGTATTATTCACTGTTACTACAGCATGACACGCCAACTGTAGTGGAAGGGGGGACACCCTTTTCCAAGTGTCTCGTTCTACAGAGTACTTATCAACACAGTTTGTAATAAGATACTGGTTTTTAACTTTCATCTGTCCTCCTATAACATAGAGGTCGTTATGGACGGTGCCCAGAGCATAGAGCTCTCGAAATTCTGTTGTGCATAACTTTTCCCAAAACTGGTTTCCTCTATCATGATACCTGTAAATAGAGAGAGAACCCAGAATtagatttaatataaaaacaacttGCCAAAAAAACGCACTTGTTTCTTTCCAACGAAAAACAATATGATTTGGTTCTTctaattggagaagaaaaaaacattaatataAGATAGTGATACAGGTTTGTGttttttgggggaaagaaatGCTGAACAAAATATAATTACACAGAAACAGTCAACCACACCTACCtagagaattttagaaaaaaacaatatattgAAAAAGTATAGATTATCCAGGGACTAGCCTTCATTTCCTAATtctgggaaagaaaattaaaaataggaaagtcTTTTAGCAAGTCATTTGCTAAAAGAGAATacgtaaaaataaagaaaaataaaaaatgtcctATTCTGTTGACTAGAAGTCTCATTTCAATACTACATTAAAGAAATCTGTTTACAGCGGAAAATctggaaatatttaaattcagGTTTCTAATGGGATGATGCAGGATATATAGAATTTTAAGGATTGTTCTTGTGGTTCTGACTGGCTTGGAACAGAGTCAAGAGCATGCTAGTGTATAAAAACCCACTGTAGGTGTCTGCTGGGCGTCTCACAGCTATTCTAATCTACTAGGCATGGTAGTTTCAGTAATTTCTACCACGAATAATTATGTTGGTCTGAGAAGAGTCTTGGGAGAAGAGCAGGGACACTAGGTGATATGGTCTCAACACCTCCTAGAGTCCAGCACATTAAGTaattatctgtgtgtgtgcatgtgtgtgtgtgtgtgtgtgtgtgtgtgtgtgtagcattaCATGGTCACCAAATGGATGAGTCTGTGCCCATCTTTCGTCTTGCCTCTTGACAGTGGTAAGTCTACTTTCTTGAATCATGATCAGGACAGATAGTCTAAGGAGGACAAAAGTACCCATAGGGACAGTGggataaaatatgtgaaattagTTCTGTCCTAGAAAATCCAGAAAGTATAATTGGAattcaaaactaaaacaaaacaaaaaacaaaaaccagaaaacatatggaaaataagaaaaaaaatttgttgtttgGAAACAAATTTTGCATCAAACATGTGACAGTTAATCATATTACAGAAGTTTTCCCCATTGTTCTAGGCCAACTCTTACGTTCTTCCCCAGAGACACCGTTTTACTTCAGGCTGGACAGGGAAGTTGGAAGATGGTGCTTTTTTTCCTGCAGGCATGTCTGCAGGACATTAAGCCTCAAGCAATGCTTCTGATAATCTTTTTATTTGCCCTGCTGACAGTTTCATTATTGCAAGAAATGAGGAGGGCAACTGATACTTTTACCCTAATTCTGACCAACGTGGAAGAGCCGTTGGTGATGGGAACCAGGGTGAGTTcaagacaggaaagaaaggaaacaagggGTGTGTAGTTAGACACACGCATAGAAAGGGAAGCAGGCATTCAAAAACAGTTGAGAGGAAAGACTTTGAAGGATGAAAACACACACTTTGAGAGGGTTGGACGTTTGTTAAGAATTAACTCTGATGGCAAAATTGTGGactacctttatttttaaaaatttattcattttatttttggctgcattgggtcttcgttgctgcacgcgggctttctctagttgcggcgagcgggggctacttttcgttgcggtgtgcaggcttctcattgcggtggcttctcttgttgcagagcatgggctctaggcgcgtgggcttcagtagttgtggtacacgggctcaatagttgtggcttgcgggctctagagtgcaggctcagtagttgtggtgcacaggcttagttgctctgcagcatgtgggatcttcccggaccagggctcaaacccatgtcccctgcattggcaggtggattcttaaccactgagccaccagggaagccctgcactacctttaagaggaagaaaatagGTATCTATAGAACCCGAGTTTCTTGTACAGGAGGCTCTAAGGTGAAAAGAAGGGCACCCAGCCAAGAGCAAGTAGGAAACAAGTATCAGGGACCCAGAGGACCTGTCCCAGGAGACCCATGCCCCCTTTCCCACAAGCACCTGAGGGCCTGTACCTGTTGCTGCTCAGTGACAGTTCTGTCACCACAGGCAGAGGGCCAGTCACTATCCAGGGCTTGTGTTCCCGCCCCCACTGCTGGGAAGAAGGGACACTTGCTCAACGTGTGAAGGTGACAGCGGGACGGGCCGAGAGCCTGAAGCAGGTACTGCGATGAGGAGAGATGACAGGAAAATAGCAGAcctctcattctttctctgtccccaCTTTGCTGTCGAGAATCACTTCCCAACTGAAAAGTCTGAGAAACCCTGCTATGAGGGCCCAGAGAGTGGAGGGAGTGTAAGGAGAGCTCAAGGACCTACACGTACAACTCTTACTCAAACAGGTAGATTTAAGGGTTGAATTCTTGCTGAATAACAGGAAACAAATCTTTTTGTCCTCACATGCACCTAGACATACACTACTTCTTAGCCAGGTACTCCTGTTCCTCTTACAGTTCTAGGATTGAAGAAGTCTTAGGCTACAAACATTTTACACTATTAGAGGTTTAGGAAAGACCCACTCATTAAGGGTACAgaatgaaggacttccctggtggtgcagtggttaagaacccgcctgccaatgcaggggacacgggttcaagccttggtccgggaagatctcacatgctgtggagcagctaagcccctgcgccacaactactgagcctgcgctctagagcctgcgagccacaactactgagcccacaagccgcaactactgaagcccgcacgcctagagcccatgctctgcaacaaagagaagccaccgcaatgagaagcccacacaccgcaatgaagagtagcccccccgctcgccacaagtagagaaagcctgcgtgcagcaataaagacccaacacagccaaaaataaataaattaaaaaaaaaaaaagtacagaatgaAAACTGACAGATAAATAGTACTTTTtggtcaagaaaaaaaattacttattactCTGAATTGTGAACTAATAAAAGTCAGTTCAAAGGCGTCAGTGTTAATAAACTTTTCGTCTTGTTAAAAGTTATATTCAGCTTTTCAAAAACAAAGCAATTATAGCATATGAATAGTGAAAGCTAAGAGTGAAAATATACAGAGGAATCATAAAGTATATACATTTAACTTATGCACATTCAactatatgttctttttttttttttttttttttaaagatttctttattttattgattgattactatgttgggtcttcgtttctgtgctagggctttctctagttgcggcaagcgggggccactgttcatcgcggtgcgcgggcctctcactatcgcggcctctcttgttgcggagcacaggctccagacgcgcaggctcagcagttgtggctcacgggcccacttgctccgcggcatgtgggatcctcccagaccagggctcgaacctgtgtcccctgccttagcaggcagattctcaaccactgcgccaccagggaagccctcaactatATGTTCTTAATaatgaaagggagagaaaaataattttaaaatgtggatgatTTTGTTCTGAATTTTACATCTATGTAAAATACGTGATTACAGGGTAATTCTGACCACATGTAACTTAAGATGTGATCACTCAGCAGTACTTCTGCTAATGTCAAAGCAAGATAATTAAAACAAAGTTACAAGTATATGGCTAGATACAAACCTGTAGATTTCCACATTCTTGCTCTTCTGTCTGGAGAGTTTAGAGACACTTGCTTCTCCAGCCACAATGATAGTGTTGTTTTCCATGACAACACCAGTACACACAGTGCCTAAACCCTCCCCATACTTGGGAGATGAGATGAAATAGGTCTTGCGCGATGCAGGATCATAGCAAAAACTGGCATCTCCGTAGTTCCTACGTCTCGACCTGATTCCTGAAGAATTGTTGCCAATGCACAGCAAAAGACTGGTAGTCTCCATGCCATAACGAAGATTGAGAGAGTGCTGTTGACGGGTCTTGATGGCTTTGAATGCGTTTTGAATGATGTCAATGCAATTTGCATCACACAGAAGCATTGTGTTCCTTTTCAGGGCTTGTCTTAAAGAAGAAGGATTTACCAGTTGCAACCTAACTTGCTTCAGAAGTTCCGCAAGATGCTCTGTGCGCAGTTCTCGGTTATGATTTACCCATCTCAGAACTAGGTCCAGAATGCTCTCCTCTCTGGATATGTTCAGGTCATCTGATTTAATAAGCGTCAGAAATTGGTGCACTTCAATTTCTAGTATCTCTTCATGTAAGCTCACCTCAGCAAAGTGCTGATATAAATACCTCTTCGATTGATCAGCTAAATCTTCAGCTCCAATCTGCTTTGCAAAATGATAGATACCCACACAGTTCGAGGCATCCATACGGTCCATCATATACTTCTGACACACACTGAAGACCTCCTCCATCTGCATAAAATAGGCGGCCACAGCCACAGTCTGTACATTGGCGTTACTGATCTCCAAAGCCGCGTGGTACATATAATTTAATATCACCGACACACTTTCTGCTGTGATGTCATAAAGTACGACTTCCCTCTGAGTACACTCAAGTAGTCCACAGGTAAACATCGCTTTGAAATAAGGACTAAATGCAGCCAGAACGAGCCTGTGGCAAGGGAATTTCTCCCCTTCTGCGATGAGTACAACATCAATCATCTCTGCTAGTTCTTTCATGTTCTTAATTTTATTCAGTAAATTCAAGCTGtgttggtatttttcttttccctcagtcTTGCACTCCATGGTGTCCTCTCCAGTGTTTCTAAGTAAGTCTTCTTTAAATGTAGCTTGATTCTTGAGGTCCTGTTTACATGTCTGATTACTCACCAAGCAACAGAGATGTCATGTAACAttcctgaaggaaagaaaagagggagttttcttctaagaaaataaattctctgTAATTTAAATATGCAGCATTAGTTCTAAGAagtatttataagtaaatattattCATTCCAAGCAGAGTAGTTTAACATTAAGACAACTACTTTGGTATCTAAAAATAACGTCATTgattgtaaaattaaaaacagtaaattatTAACCACTAACAATATTTTCCTAATTAGCGGCAGAGATTTTTCTagtggaggctggaaagtcctcCCTCTCAAGGTGAATGAAGAGAAAAGGGATAAGGTGAGCACCTTTCGCATTTCCACTTCCAGTTACCAAATTCAGCTGACCCGTAGATGGAGGATACAGAGGCATTAGGAAGCATCCTCTCTGAGGGGATGCCGCATCACCGGAAGGGTTATGTGCACCGTCCCCCAAAATGCACCCAAATGCTGTCAGCAGCAATCTGAAAAATCACAAGGGGGCCTTGCAGGCTGGCTGAAAAAAAAGTCCACTAAAATTCTGCTCGAACTTTGCTATGTGGCAAATAATTCAAAACAGTGCTTTGGAAAGCGCAACCAAATACGTGCTGATGTGAGAATTCACAATACTTGAAACTTACAACTAAATCATCCTAAGCTTAGAAAACACAAAAAGTCCTCCCGTttctctgcccttcctgctcagcttctttctcttccctatcTCACAGAGGCAGAGGCGGAATCACTTCTTGCCTGAAAAAGCACTAGTCtaattaaaaatctctttaagCTGGttgtctcagcttccccttccccagggaaCTGCAAACAGATGTTTCAAGGAAGCTAATCAGCTCTTTTGATTTAAAGAAGGACACTCCTAGAGCCAGAAGCCTTAATGGGAGGAGCGGATCTCAAACTCTGTCACCCTGTCCAGGTCTAACGCCACTGTAAGTCGCACGCAGTGAGAATAAACCTTGATGGTAGAAAAGTCAGCACGCGGAGCTAAGAAAGGCAGGGAGGTGACCATTTCAACACTGTGAAAGCAAAATCTGTCAGCCGTAAAgcttataaattttttaaatttctgtaatcCTGTAAAGGATTAGAAATCTCATGTCTCAATGAGACTTGGCACTTTTTCAGTGTTGAATTAAAGTTCATTTTAGGAAACAAGTGTTAAGCATGATAGGAATGTTTAATTATATAATGGCAACTGTAAGACCTAAAAACCACTGTGCTGAAGGGTGTGGAATCATAATAACTAGCCAGTCTTGGAATCCGTATActtgaaatagaaagaaataaaaccctCCTCACTGGATTTTCTGGCATTAATGGCTCAGTTTTATTTCAATAAGAACTTAAGactttctgtgcaagggtttgCAGGTTAAAAGTGATCTTTGCTTTTTCGCtttatttgttttagatttttacaAAGAGAATCCAATTATGGGTAATTAAGAGGTCATTATATTTCTAAATTCTCCTATAACATATTATGATTAGCCCAAATCATATTATGTAGGCTTCTTTACACATAAACACCTCAATCAACTTTATAGATGACAGCTGTTACTTCAAACTAAAAACGGTAAAAGCTTTcttataaggaaatatttttaaatttctattccaTTTGTACTGATATACAAGAATCCCTCAAAGGGTACCAGTACCCACAATGCTAGAAGGCCAAGGGTAGCTTCCAGATCGGATCACGTGATCTAACACAGTGCAGGTAGTTCTGACTCATTAGTTCTTGATGTTGCTGGAAAGAAACCGGATGCTGGGGACCCAAATGTTAGGACTACAACCTAGGGTTTTGTATCTTTAAGGCAGGAACCAAGCTACCCTCGTTGAACTTTTTGGCATAGGGCTagtttaatgaaaacaaaagtggCATTAGTTTCAAAGAGAGGTTAAAAATGAGATACCTGGTACATTATGGACTGGTTTTCTTGATAAAGATGTTATAggtaatatcttattttttttttttttaaagaagtttgaaCACTAAGACCTTGAGCTCTTAGTGGTCTTCTCTCTCCTAGGGgcatttgctttatttaatttaatttaatttaattaatttatttatttatttttggctgtgttgggtcttcgtttctgtgcgagggctttctctagttgcggcgagcgggggccactcttcatcgcggtgcgcaggcctctcactatcgcggcctctcttgttgcggagcacaggctccagacgcgcaggctcagtagttgtggctcacgggcccagtcgctccgcggcatgtgggatcttcccagaccagggctcgaacccgtgtgccctgcattggcaggcagattctcaaccactgcgccaccagggaagcccctatgggTAATATCTTATACACAACTCTATAGTGGACAATGTTGGCTTTCTCCCCACATCCAGCCTGCCTTTCCTTGGTGCCACTGGGGTGGGACTGACTCCCGTTCTCCTTACCACTGAGGCTGGTGGGAGACCTGAGATTGGCCCGACTGGAGTGAAGCTCAGTCTCTGGTTCACTGGTTGGGGGTGTCCACGTGTTACAAAGATGAGAGGTCTGGATCCGCTGCAGCCGTGTCCCCACAGCCAGCATGAGGACACAGCCAGTACAGGAAAGAAGGCAGAGATTTCAGAGCAGTGGAGCTTGAAACATGCCTTAAACATGCCTTAAAAcatgtgtttttcagttttgagAGAGAAACCATTCCCCTCATTGTTTAAGCTAGTTTGAGTTGGGAGTGCTGGTACTGGCACTCAGGAGTCCTCTCTGAGTATAAGAGGCATGTGCAAATATTGAGACAAGGTTGCTTAAGGTAACAGcaattatatatttcataaagTTTCACTTTAGGTATATTCTTATATTCCCTATTATTACACTGTCAAGTAAAAGAACTGTAGAAACTTCTCATTATGCTCATTTCTCCTTGATAGAAGGCAAAAGTCCCTACGTCAACTCTTCTGAGTTTACCTCTTCTCATTAAATGGCTACAGCATTTTACAGGCACACGAACTGAGTCTTGAGCCCAGTtccatctgactccagagtctgcaCTCTAAGTCACTCCCTCTAGACCAAGCACCAAACTAGGGCCAGAGAGAAAACATCTCAGCCTTTGTAGGGTTTCTGTCTTAACAGTTCAGCTCTGCCGTCGCAATGCAGGAGCAGCCAGAGGTGACACGTAAACCAATGAGCATCACTCTGTGCCAAAAAATGCGTTTCACGGACACTGAGACTTGAACTTCATACATTTCCACATCTTCTTTTGATTGTAAAAAGccacttaaaattataaaattcattcttagctcatgggtgATATAAAGCAGGCAACAGGGCAACAACTCCTGTGCCACTGTCATAAATAAATCCACTTTCTAGATTATGTCTGGTGCCTAATCTCCAGTTCTCTGCTTAAAACTCCAGCTGAAGAGTTTTGAGAAGGGGAACAGTcaaattcctgttttaaaaagatcatctGGTGTCCCCAAGATTCCCAAAGATAAATCAGTTTCTTGAATAAATACTTTACTTGGGTACAGTTTCTCTGCCCCAAATGCTggcttcaacaacaa
This is a stretch of genomic DNA from Balaenoptera musculus isolate JJ_BM4_2016_0621 chromosome 11, mBalMus1.pri.v3, whole genome shotgun sequence. It encodes these proteins:
- the KBTBD12 gene encoding LOW QUALITY PROTEIN: kelch repeat and BTB domain-containing protein 12 (The sequence of the model RefSeq protein was modified relative to this genomic sequence to represent the inferred CDS: deleted 1 base in 1 codon), which translates into the protein MECKTEGKEKYQHSLNLLNKIKNMKELAEMIDVVLIAEGEKFPCHRLVLAAFSPYFKAMFTCGLLECTQREVVLYDITAESVSVILNYMYHAALEISNANVQTVAVAAYFMQMEEVFSVCQKYMMDRMDASNCVGIYHFAKQIGAEDLADQSKRYLYQHFAEVSLHEEILEIEVHQFLTLIKSDDLNISREESILDLVLRWVNHNRELRTEHLAELLKQVRLQLVNPSSLRQALKRNTMLLCDANCIDIIQNAFKAIKTRQQHSLNLRYGMETTSLLLCIGNNSSGIRSRRRNYGDASFCYDPASRKTYFISSPKYGEGLGTVCTGVVMENNTIIVAGEASVSKLSRQKSKNVEIYRYHDRGNQFWEKLCTTEFRELYALGTVHNDLYVIGGQMKVKNQYLITNCVDKYSVERDTWKRVSPLPLQLACHAVVTVNNTLYATGGWTPQMDLPDEEPDRLSNKLLKYDPRQDQWTEQAPMKYSKYRFSTAVVNSEIYVLGGIGCTGRDKGQVRKCLDVVEIYNPDGDFWREGPPMPSPLLSLRTNSTNAGAVDGKLYVCGGFHGADRHEVISKEILELDPWENQWNVIAVNALMHDSYDVCLVARKNPRDLIPPPSESVEEGGGH